One Micromonospora craniellae genomic region harbors:
- a CDS encoding trypsin-like serine peptidase, translating into MTRTPSITARLRIMLAVGLTAALASVVAAAPAAAAPTTPARSGAHGAVADSGTVPTLAALPSSVRRGVDGSRGAGSAGAAGSGAVQPGGLRSDAGGQSLKAGGGASAGVFSVIGTDNRVRVNPTTVFPSRAIVQIVRTTGGSTWGCTGWLYGASIVATAGHCVHPGGGANGGGGNGFYPRGDFQIIPGRNGASTPYGTCTATQLLSVTGWTQNGNETNDYGAIRLNCSAGDTTGWFGFWWQGATLTGAASTVSGYPCDKTFGQQWRHAGQTIQVTHDQQLFYQNDTFGCQSGSPVYQTRAAGSSFCTGQCVMAIHAYGLHGSPPHSTNNHGTRITESVFNNLITWRNG; encoded by the coding sequence GTGACCCGCACACCGTCCATCACCGCTCGACTGCGGATCATGCTCGCGGTCGGCCTGACCGCCGCGCTGGCGTCGGTGGTCGCCGCCGCGCCGGCCGCTGCGGCGCCGACCACCCCCGCCCGGTCCGGCGCGCACGGCGCCGTCGCCGACTCCGGGACCGTACCCACCCTGGCCGCCCTGCCCAGCAGCGTGCGGCGGGGCGTCGACGGCTCCCGGGGTGCCGGCAGCGCCGGTGCCGCCGGCAGCGGGGCCGTCCAGCCCGGCGGGCTCCGTTCCGACGCCGGTGGCCAGTCCCTGAAAGCGGGCGGCGGGGCCTCGGCCGGCGTGTTCAGCGTGATCGGCACCGACAACCGGGTCCGGGTCAATCCGACCACGGTCTTCCCGTCCCGGGCGATCGTGCAGATCGTCCGGACCACCGGCGGCTCCACCTGGGGCTGCACCGGCTGGCTGTACGGAGCCAGCATCGTGGCCACCGCCGGGCACTGCGTCCACCCGGGTGGCGGCGCCAACGGCGGTGGCGGCAACGGCTTCTACCCGCGCGGCGACTTCCAGATCATTCCCGGCCGCAACGGGGCGTCGACGCCATACGGCACCTGCACCGCGACCCAACTGCTCTCGGTCACCGGCTGGACCCAGAACGGCAACGAGACCAACGACTACGGCGCTATCCGGCTCAACTGCTCCGCCGGCGACACCACCGGCTGGTTCGGCTTCTGGTGGCAGGGCGCCACGCTGACCGGCGCCGCCAGCACCGTCAGCGGCTACCCGTGCGACAAGACCTTCGGGCAGCAGTGGCGGCACGCCGGACAGACCATCCAGGTCACCCACGACCAGCAGCTCTTCTATCAGAACGACACCTTCGGCTGCCAGAGCGGCAGCCCGGTCTACCAGACCCGGGCGGCCGGCAGTTCGTTCTGCACCGGCCAGTGCGTGATGGCCATCCACGCGTACGGCCTGCACGGATCCCCTCCGCACTCGACCAACAACCACGGCACCCGGATCACCGAGTCGGTCTTCAACAACCTGATCACCTGGCGAAACGGCTGA
- a CDS encoding glycoside hydrolase family protein gives MLPVPPGTAESVLAHLPLSPTLTPNVVPVAAAVAVAVLAVGAIAVAQRTSPTPAPAAPPPVAAPAFEASSPSASPATPSAAPTTPAASTSPSASPSASPSSRPAPTAVRPAAPPPAATSAKKGVGVWTFDGVDRALADSGASWYYTWNVAHPGVTAPRVSEFVPMIWGADSVTAANLRQARQNGKYLLGFNEPDLGGQANMSVERALDLWPQLEATGLPLGSPAVAWGGDRPGEWLDRFMAGVKERGLRVDFIALHWYGGDFRTANAVSQLRSYLQAVHDRYGLPIWLTEFALIDFSNGVRFPTQAQQAAFLTEATRMLRGLPWLHRYAWFGLPASDRDQTGLYRPGGQATEVGRAFRAAR, from the coding sequence GTGCTGCCCGTCCCGCCCGGCACGGCCGAGAGCGTGCTGGCCCACCTGCCGCTGTCGCCCACCCTCACCCCGAACGTCGTGCCGGTCGCCGCCGCCGTCGCGGTGGCCGTCCTCGCCGTCGGGGCCATCGCGGTCGCGCAGCGGACCAGCCCGACGCCCGCACCGGCGGCACCACCACCGGTGGCGGCACCGGCATTCGAGGCGTCCTCGCCGTCGGCCTCCCCGGCCACACCGTCCGCAGCACCGACCACCCCGGCCGCCAGCACGTCACCGTCGGCGAGCCCGTCGGCGAGCCCGTCGTCCCGACCGGCACCCACGGCGGTACGCCCGGCTGCGCCGCCGCCCGCCGCCACCTCGGCGAAGAAGGGCGTCGGCGTCTGGACCTTCGACGGTGTCGACCGGGCGCTCGCCGACTCCGGAGCGAGTTGGTACTACACCTGGAACGTCGCGCATCCCGGCGTGACCGCTCCGCGCGTCAGCGAGTTCGTGCCGATGATCTGGGGCGCGGACAGCGTCACGGCCGCCAACCTGCGGCAGGCCAGGCAGAACGGGAAGTATCTGCTCGGGTTCAACGAGCCGGACCTGGGCGGCCAGGCGAACATGAGCGTGGAGCGGGCGCTGGACCTGTGGCCGCAGTTGGAGGCGACCGGCCTGCCACTGGGTAGCCCGGCGGTGGCCTGGGGCGGGGACCGGCCCGGCGAGTGGCTCGACCGCTTCATGGCTGGCGTGAAGGAACGCGGCCTACGGGTCGACTTCATCGCCCTGCACTGGTACGGCGGCGACTTCCGGACCGCCAATGCGGTGAGCCAGCTCCGCTCCTACCTCCAGGCGGTGCACGACCGGTACGGGCTGCCGATCTGGCTCACCGAGTTCGCGCTGATCGACTTCTCGAACGGGGTCCGCTTCCCGACCCAGGCACAGCAGGCGGCGTTCCTCACCGAGGCGACCCGGATGCTGCGCGGTTTGCCGTGGCTGCACCGGTACGCCTGGTTCGGGCTGCCCGCCAGCGACAGGGACCAGACCGGCCTCTACCGTCCCGGCGGCCAGGCCACCGAGGTCGGCCGCGCCTTCCGGGCCGCCCGCTGA
- a CDS encoding cation:proton antiporter, producing MSSYQVPPLLLALALISLLAFGAGAVARRLRQPPVVGEVVVGILLGPTLFNGLISDTLFPTDIRPFLTALATIGVVLFMFTVGAELNAGLLRGHRVVAGTVAAGSIALPFGLGALLALYLFPRHPTDSKLGFVLFMGAAMSVTAFPVLARILIDRGLSRTWLGSVALACAAIDDVLAWSLLAVVVAVAGAGAGSVWVLLFVPYVLAMFLVVRPLLRRLLAERAEGGPPRPSALVITLVGLLLSAAFTDWIGLHYIFGAFLFGVVMPRSVLPEQGVTAQVSERIIHLNSRLLLPIFFVVAGLKVDLSTMDVSDAVELGLILAVAVGGKFVGAFTAARLGGVAPRPASALAVLMNTRGLTELIILAVGLELGMLDGQLYSSMVVMALVTTAMAGPLLQLLYPMPSGRDTAPPHAPDLEPAGVPGR from the coding sequence ATGTCTTCGTATCAGGTTCCGCCACTTCTCCTCGCGTTGGCACTGATCTCGCTACTCGCCTTCGGGGCGGGCGCGGTGGCCCGGCGGCTGCGGCAACCTCCCGTCGTCGGTGAGGTGGTGGTGGGCATCCTGCTCGGCCCGACGCTGTTCAACGGCCTCATCTCAGACACCCTCTTCCCGACCGACATCCGGCCGTTCCTGACCGCACTGGCGACGATCGGCGTCGTGCTGTTCATGTTCACCGTCGGGGCCGAGCTGAACGCCGGCCTGCTGCGAGGGCATCGGGTGGTGGCCGGCACGGTCGCCGCCGGCTCCATCGCCCTGCCGTTCGGCCTCGGCGCGCTGCTGGCCCTCTACCTGTTCCCCCGGCACCCCACCGACAGCAAGCTGGGGTTCGTGCTGTTCATGGGTGCGGCCATGTCGGTGACCGCCTTCCCGGTGCTGGCCCGCATCCTCATCGACCGGGGCCTGAGCCGCACCTGGCTCGGCAGTGTGGCACTGGCCTGTGCCGCCATCGACGACGTGCTCGCCTGGTCGCTGCTCGCCGTCGTGGTCGCGGTCGCCGGTGCCGGCGCCGGATCGGTCTGGGTGCTGCTGTTCGTGCCGTACGTGTTGGCCATGTTCCTGGTCGTCCGGCCGCTGCTGCGTCGGCTGCTGGCCGAACGTGCCGAGGGCGGCCCTCCCCGGCCGTCGGCCCTGGTGATCACGCTGGTCGGGTTGCTGCTGTCGGCGGCGTTCACCGACTGGATCGGGCTGCACTACATCTTCGGCGCCTTCCTGTTCGGCGTGGTGATGCCCCGCTCCGTCCTGCCCGAGCAGGGCGTCACCGCGCAGGTCAGCGAGCGCATCATCCACCTGAACAGCAGGTTGCTGCTGCCGATCTTCTTCGTGGTCGCCGGGTTGAAGGTCGATCTGTCCACCATGGACGTCAGCGACGCCGTCGAACTGGGGCTCATCCTGGCAGTCGCGGTGGGCGGCAAGTTCGTCGGCGCCTTCACCGCCGCCCGCCTCGGCGGAGTGGCCCCGCGACCGGCGAGCGCACTCGCCGTCCTGATGAACACCCGTGGCCTGACCGAGTTGATCATCCTCGCCGTCGGCCTGGAACTCGGCATGCTCGACGGCCAGCTCTACTCGTCGATGGTCGTGATGGCGCTGGTGACGACCGCTATGGCCGGCCCACTACTGCAACTGCTCTACCCGATGCCCAGCGGCCGGGACACGGCACCGCCGCACGCTCCGGATCTGGAACCGGCGGGCGTGCCCGGCCGGTAG
- a CDS encoding thioesterase family protein yields the protein MGSPVFAQRWLGMQGIFGGFVLGRIVDAADSVDGFAPQAVTMHFVAGVRPGPVQVTTETLHRGRATASLRITLSQQDRARVHAMASLVPVGQRFRWRRREDPTAWGDPETLPAYEPRHRPLAYSAQLDVRTGSPASLADGTSAWVRIAPEAELGEALGPHAVASIYLDALPPGLFSLAPPPHFVPSVDFTVHFAPDVGDVAGGWHHVVNRTVWSTEDFCVDESTLHDRAGNPIAQLRQGRAIQWHEPTRTPGGG from the coding sequence ATGGGCTCACCGGTCTTCGCCCAACGGTGGCTCGGGATGCAGGGCATCTTCGGCGGGTTCGTGCTCGGTCGGATCGTGGACGCCGCCGACAGCGTCGACGGCTTCGCCCCGCAGGCCGTCACCATGCACTTCGTGGCGGGGGTACGCCCGGGTCCGGTGCAGGTGACCACGGAGACGCTGCACCGGGGACGGGCCACCGCCAGCCTGCGGATCACGCTCAGTCAGCAGGACCGGGCCCGGGTGCACGCGATGGCCTCGCTGGTGCCGGTCGGTCAGCGGTTCCGCTGGCGACGCCGGGAGGACCCGACGGCCTGGGGCGACCCGGAGACGCTGCCCGCGTACGAGCCCCGGCACCGGCCGCTGGCCTACAGCGCCCAGCTCGACGTGCGCACCGGCAGCCCGGCGAGCCTGGCCGACGGCACCTCCGCCTGGGTACGGATCGCACCCGAGGCCGAGCTGGGGGAGGCACTCGGCCCGCACGCCGTCGCCTCCATCTATCTCGACGCGCTGCCGCCCGGCCTGTTCAGCCTCGCCCCGCCACCGCACTTCGTGCCGTCGGTGGACTTCACCGTCCACTTCGCCCCCGATGTCGGCGACGTCGCGGGCGGCTGGCACCACGTGGTCAACCGGACGGTCTGGTCGACGGAGGACTTCTGCGTGGACGAGTCGACGCTGCACGACCGGGCCGGCAACCCGATCGCGCAACTGCGCCAGGGCCGGGCGATCCAGTGGCACGAACCCACCCGTACGCCCGGGGGCGGGTGA
- a CDS encoding amino acid adenylation domain-containing protein, which yields MTRSLVATGNAAGASASVNVETVAASLLVLAHAGAAQTVTGELTDPATGRSVTVSAPWRARRSVLAAAVGKQMARLGAVTAIRVDHGDGPHVLVTGADVTPSADAALLAGRVDRALGAADNVPVGAIDLHGEEDLRIVAAAHRPGRAPGDSVPALVRAQALARPQATAIEEATRSVSYADLVAAADRYAGVLRAAGVASGDVVAVGLPRRAELVVTLLAVWSLRAAFLPVDPGHPRARLDTLLDTADARFAVLTDPQAVTRPGCRVVAPPDGDPLPAAAPLPVEATSAGDPPTGDDLAYAMSTSGSTGRPKVVGVSHAALAHCVATFADLLAPGTVAGTTALTFDISLLELFLPLATGGRLLLVDDATRRDPARLGGYLSAARPDLIQATPSGWRLLLPHLSGDLAGRTLLCGGEAVTADLAARLVDTGATVWNVYGPTEATIWCTAQRLDRPVPDPVPIGAPLPGTVAVVRGRDGRPVPVGQVGELHVGGPQLAVGYLGDADRTAEVFRDDEYRTGDLCAWRPDGTLSYHGRADNQVKIRGHRIELEEIETYAERHPAVNQAAAVVVSAAEDDQRLVLYVRTGGDGPTVTDAALREHLAASLPTALLPQRIVALPELPLTPSQKVDRRALREAATAHIHRRAGSEETPS from the coding sequence ATGACGCGATCGCTGGTGGCTACCGGAAACGCCGCTGGGGCGAGTGCGTCGGTCAATGTCGAGACAGTCGCGGCGAGCCTGCTGGTGCTCGCGCACGCCGGCGCCGCGCAGACCGTCACCGGTGAGCTGACCGACCCGGCGACCGGGCGGTCGGTGACCGTGTCGGCGCCGTGGCGGGCCCGCCGGTCGGTCCTCGCCGCCGCCGTCGGCAAGCAGATGGCGCGCCTCGGCGCGGTCACCGCGATCCGGGTCGACCACGGCGACGGGCCGCACGTCCTGGTCACCGGAGCGGACGTCACTCCGTCGGCCGACGCGGCGCTGCTGGCCGGGCGGGTCGACCGTGCCCTCGGGGCAGCGGACAATGTGCCGGTCGGCGCGATCGACCTCCACGGCGAGGAGGACCTCCGGATCGTCGCGGCCGCCCATCGCCCGGGCCGCGCGCCGGGCGACAGCGTGCCGGCCCTCGTCCGCGCCCAGGCGCTCGCCCGGCCGCAGGCCACCGCGATCGAGGAGGCCACGCGCAGCGTCAGCTACGCCGACCTCGTCGCGGCGGCCGACCGGTACGCGGGTGTACTGCGGGCGGCGGGCGTGGCATCCGGCGACGTGGTCGCGGTCGGGCTGCCCCGCCGGGCCGAGCTGGTGGTCACGCTGCTGGCCGTGTGGTCGCTGCGGGCCGCGTTCCTGCCGGTCGATCCCGGGCATCCGCGCGCCCGGCTGGACACCCTGCTCGACACTGCGGACGCGCGGTTCGCGGTGCTGACCGATCCGCAGGCGGTGACCCGTCCGGGCTGCCGGGTCGTCGCGCCCCCGGACGGCGACCCGCTCCCGGCTGCGGCCCCGCTTCCCGTCGAGGCCACGTCAGCCGGTGACCCGCCGACCGGCGACGATCTCGCGTACGCGATGTCGACCTCCGGCTCGACCGGCCGTCCGAAGGTGGTCGGGGTGTCGCACGCCGCGCTGGCGCACTGCGTCGCCACCTTCGCCGACCTGCTGGCACCCGGGACGGTGGCCGGCACGACGGCACTGACCTTCGACATCTCGCTGCTCGAACTCTTCCTGCCGCTGGCCACCGGTGGTCGGCTGCTGCTCGTCGACGACGCGACCCGACGCGACCCGGCCCGGCTGGGCGGGTACCTGTCCGCAGCCCGGCCCGACCTGATCCAGGCGACACCGTCGGGCTGGCGGCTGCTCCTGCCGCACCTCTCGGGCGACCTCGCCGGGCGGACGCTGCTCTGCGGCGGCGAGGCGGTCACCGCCGACCTGGCCGCCCGCCTGGTGGACACCGGGGCCACCGTGTGGAACGTCTACGGGCCGACCGAGGCCACCATCTGGTGCACCGCCCAGCGGCTCGATCGGCCGGTGCCCGATCCGGTGCCGATCGGCGCACCGCTGCCGGGTACCGTCGCCGTGGTCCGGGGGCGCGACGGGCGGCCGGTGCCGGTCGGGCAGGTCGGTGAACTGCACGTGGGCGGTCCGCAGCTCGCCGTCGGGTACCTCGGCGACGCCGACCGCACCGCCGAGGTGTTCCGGGACGACGAGTACCGCACCGGTGACCTGTGCGCCTGGCGTCCGGACGGGACGCTGTCGTACCACGGGCGCGCCGACAACCAGGTCAAGATCCGGGGACACCGGATCGAGCTGGAAGAGATCGAGACGTACGCCGAGCGCCATCCGGCGGTGAACCAGGCGGCGGCGGTGGTGGTGAGCGCGGCCGAGGACGACCAACGGCTCGTGCTGTACGTGCGGACCGGCGGCGACGGACCGACGGTCACCGACGCGGCCCTCCGCGAGCACCTGGCGGCGTCGCTGCCCACCGCGTTGCTGCCGCAACGGATCGTCGCGCTACCGGAGCTGCCCCTCACGCCCAGCCAGAAGGTCGACCGGCGGGCGTTGCGGGAGGCGGCGACGGCACACATCCACCGTCGGGCCGGTTCCGAGGAGACGCCATCATGA
- a CDS encoding cupin domain-containing protein: MSGTGPAGPAVGHGRTPRPEQVDLTASRHPWREVPMPGANLGFYLTRLASRSGAFVVHGRFPAGFARDVAGGYLVDEEFVVLDGELLLGDTTYRRGDLTFVPAGAVRTRMSAPDGATVLAWFGGPAEFHPADRLPAPALPLAETVHLGPDATLPDLPGALWRRGAAVPPDATGDVLNADLSGWRRLGSGAAPGPQDLVRLER; encoded by the coding sequence GTGAGCGGCACCGGCCCGGCCGGGCCCGCCGTCGGTCACGGCCGGACGCCCCGGCCCGAGCAGGTCGACCTGACCGCCTCCCGCCACCCGTGGCGGGAGGTGCCGATGCCCGGCGCCAACCTCGGCTTCTACCTGACCCGGCTGGCCTCCCGGTCCGGCGCGTTCGTGGTGCACGGCCGCTTCCCGGCCGGCTTCGCCCGCGACGTGGCCGGTGGTTACCTGGTCGACGAGGAGTTCGTCGTGCTCGACGGCGAGCTGCTGCTCGGCGACACCACATACCGCCGGGGTGACCTGACCTTCGTTCCGGCGGGCGCGGTCCGGACCCGGATGAGCGCTCCCGACGGCGCCACCGTGCTCGCCTGGTTCGGCGGGCCGGCGGAGTTCCACCCCGCCGACCGGCTGCCGGCCCCCGCCCTGCCGCTGGCCGAGACCGTCCACCTCGGACCGGACGCGACCTTGCCGGACCTGCCCGGCGCGCTCTGGCGGCGCGGCGCGGCGGTACCCCCCGACGCCACCGGCGACGTGCTGAACGCCGACCTGTCCGGCTGGCGGCGGCTGGGCAGCGGCGCGGCGCCGGGACCGCAGGACCTCGTCCGGCTGGAGAGGTAG
- a CDS encoding MFS transporter, giving the protein MSRILATRRMRLYVLADTASNLGDFALFLAMTIWVKTISGSTSAAALVMFSFAAGSLLLPAAGLLSDRVRRRPLLIGANLALATVVLLLLLVGGAHHVWLVYVVMFAYGALGSVTGPAQLALLPSLVPKDLLGDANGLIQSVRGLIRVFAPVVGAGLFAWLGPEAVILIDAALFVLAAGALLAIKVDEAKPVPSGEPWRTEITAGLRFIGRTVTLRQLVISCGLAMLVLGFFEAIGLAVVTAGLDREPTFLGVLGAAQAIGTIIGGVSAGAVLRRTSESMTVIIGLAMVAVSSMLLMIQMTPLAIAAMALLGLCVPWLVVGATTALQRRTPEHLLGRASAAFEFAVTVPQTLSIAVGAALIALLDYRLLLGIVATAVTVSAVYLVTRPEQPTDSGEQPTDGQPDDGPPGEVLAATAKPVTTPTSDR; this is encoded by the coding sequence ATGTCACGGATTCTTGCCACGCGACGGATGCGGCTTTACGTATTGGCGGACACGGCGTCCAACCTCGGCGACTTCGCGCTGTTCCTCGCCATGACGATCTGGGTCAAGACGATAAGTGGAAGCACCTCGGCCGCCGCCCTGGTGATGTTCTCCTTCGCCGCCGGCAGCCTTCTCCTGCCCGCTGCCGGGCTGCTCTCCGACCGGGTACGCCGCCGTCCCCTGCTCATCGGCGCGAACCTCGCCCTCGCCACGGTCGTCCTGCTGCTGCTCCTGGTCGGCGGCGCCCACCACGTCTGGCTCGTCTACGTGGTGATGTTCGCCTACGGCGCGCTGGGCAGCGTGACCGGTCCCGCCCAGCTCGCCCTGCTGCCGTCCCTGGTGCCCAAGGATCTGCTGGGCGACGCCAACGGACTCATCCAGTCGGTCCGTGGCCTGATCCGGGTCTTCGCACCGGTGGTCGGCGCGGGCCTGTTCGCCTGGCTCGGCCCGGAGGCGGTCATCCTCATCGACGCCGCGTTGTTCGTCCTGGCCGCCGGCGCGCTGCTCGCGATCAAGGTGGACGAGGCGAAGCCGGTCCCGTCCGGTGAGCCCTGGCGCACCGAGATCACCGCCGGCCTGCGCTTCATCGGCCGCACCGTCACGCTGCGCCAGCTCGTCATCTCCTGTGGACTGGCCATGCTCGTGCTGGGCTTCTTCGAGGCGATCGGGCTGGCCGTGGTCACCGCCGGGCTGGACCGCGAGCCGACGTTCCTCGGCGTACTCGGTGCGGCGCAGGCGATCGGGACCATCATCGGTGGGGTCTCCGCAGGCGCGGTCCTACGCCGGACCAGCGAGAGCATGACGGTGATCATCGGCCTGGCGATGGTCGCCGTCTCCAGCATGCTGCTGATGATCCAGATGACGCCGCTGGCAATCGCCGCGATGGCCCTGCTCGGCCTCTGCGTACCGTGGCTCGTCGTCGGTGCCACCACCGCCCTGCAACGCCGCACGCCGGAGCACCTGCTCGGCCGGGCGTCGGCGGCCTTCGAGTTCGCGGTGACCGTGCCGCAGACCCTGTCGATCGCCGTCGGCGCGGCCCTCATCGCCCTGCTCGACTACCGGCTGCTGCTGGGCATCGTGGCCACCGCCGTCACCGTCTCCGCCGTCTACCTGGTCACCCGGCCCGAGCAGCCCACCGACTCGGGCGAGCAGCCCACCGACGGGCAGCCGGACGACGGGCCGCCCGGCGAGGTGCTGGCCGCCACCGCCAAGCCGGTCACCACGCCGACGTCGGACCGCTAG
- a CDS encoding acyl-CoA dehydrogenase family protein, protein MARTHPYARGRVTGVADNGVLAALDLDRTFLAEEHRSLRDLLRLVVARDVVPAAPEWERQRRVPPGAFTRLGDLGLLGLSFPTRLGGGEAGVRGAVVFHEELARSTFGGVASSVGTHTDFSGLHLARAGSAAQVDRWLPAILAGRTVAALAVTEPEASSDLTRLGLRARRDGDAYVLDGTKTFITNANIAGLFFVVARTGGAGRHGLSLFAVERDAPGLANGRTFDKSGWHCADTGELVLTGCRIPAACRIGPEGAGFALLMRGLDHERLCLAAQAVGLAEAALAATVDWARTRPAYGGVLWDKQAVRHRVADLVGRLAAGKTLLYHAAAQLDRGTDGRVYAALLKAQLPELANEIAYTAVQFHGGAGFVREGPVERISRDVRFLAIGGGATEVMRDEVARLI, encoded by the coding sequence GTGGCACGAACCCACCCGTACGCCCGGGGGCGGGTGACCGGGGTGGCCGACAACGGCGTCCTCGCCGCCCTCGACCTGGACCGGACGTTCCTTGCCGAGGAGCACCGGTCGCTGCGCGACCTGCTGCGGCTGGTGGTGGCCCGGGACGTGGTACCCGCCGCGCCTGAGTGGGAGCGGCAGCGGCGGGTACCACCCGGGGCGTTCACCCGCCTCGGTGACCTCGGACTGCTCGGCCTGTCGTTCCCTACCCGCCTCGGCGGCGGGGAGGCGGGCGTCCGGGGCGCCGTGGTGTTCCACGAGGAACTGGCCCGGTCCACCTTCGGCGGGGTGGCCAGCTCGGTCGGCACGCACACCGACTTCTCCGGGCTGCACCTGGCCCGGGCCGGCAGCGCCGCGCAGGTCGACCGGTGGCTGCCGGCGATCCTGGCCGGGCGGACCGTCGCCGCGCTGGCGGTGACCGAACCCGAGGCGAGTTCCGATCTCACCCGGCTCGGCCTGCGGGCCCGCCGCGACGGCGACGCGTACGTCCTGGACGGCACGAAGACCTTCATCACCAACGCCAACATCGCCGGTCTCTTCTTCGTGGTGGCCCGCACCGGCGGCGCGGGGCGGCACGGGCTGTCGTTGTTCGCCGTCGAGCGGGACGCTCCCGGCCTGGCGAACGGCCGTACCTTCGACAAGTCCGGCTGGCACTGCGCCGACACCGGCGAACTCGTCCTCACCGGGTGCCGGATCCCGGCGGCCTGCCGGATCGGTCCGGAGGGGGCGGGGTTCGCGCTGTTGATGCGCGGCCTAGACCACGAGCGGCTCTGCCTGGCGGCACAGGCGGTCGGGCTGGCCGAGGCGGCGCTCGCGGCCACCGTCGACTGGGCGCGGACCCGACCCGCGTACGGCGGGGTGCTCTGGGACAAGCAGGCGGTCCGGCACCGGGTCGCGGACCTGGTGGGGCGGCTCGCCGCCGGCAAGACGCTGCTCTACCACGCCGCCGCACAGCTCGACCGGGGCACCGACGGCCGGGTGTACGCGGCGCTGCTCAAGGCGCAGTTGCCGGAGTTGGCCAACGAGATCGCCTACACGGCGGTGCAGTTCCACGGCGGGGCCGGTTTCGTCCGGGAGGGCCCGGTGGAGCGGATCAGCCGGGACGTCCGCTTCCTCGCCATCGGCGGTGGCGCCACCGAGGTCATGCGCGACGAGGTCGCTCGCCTCATCTGA
- a CDS encoding carboxypeptidase-like regulatory domain-containing protein, whose protein sequence is MSRGRLGALALLVTAPLLIGAGLLVWHGDRSVSDDGPSPPPPRSDTTGTVTGTATTAAGDPVRGAAVLVEALDDPAPAIGEIGVLTGDTGRYEWRLPPGRYEIVVDTGDRMSEPQAATVTAGAVTTLDVVLP, encoded by the coding sequence ATGAGCAGGGGGCGCCTCGGGGCGCTCGCACTGCTGGTGACCGCGCCGCTGCTGATCGGGGCCGGCCTGCTGGTGTGGCACGGCGACCGGTCGGTTTCGGACGACGGACCATCACCACCCCCACCCCGGAGTGACACCACCGGCACCGTGACCGGCACCGCCACCACCGCCGCCGGCGATCCGGTGCGGGGCGCCGCCGTGCTGGTCGAGGCGCTCGACGACCCGGCACCGGCGATCGGTGAGATCGGCGTCCTCACCGGCGACACCGGCCGGTACGAGTGGCGCCTCCCGCCGGGCCGCTACGAGATCGTCGTGGACACCGGCGACCGCATGAGCGAGCCGCAGGCCGCCACCGTCACGGCCGGCGCGGTCACCACACTCGACGTCGTCCTGCCCTGA
- a CDS encoding HpcH/HpaI aldolase/citrate lyase family protein, whose translation MGAPFPPRSYLYVPGNAADKLAKAPQRGADALIVDLEDAVPLAGKATARDAVVAWLAGRPTELPIWVRVNSGPLAEADLRALAGAPALTGVVLAKVDTSADVTAAAELLAAAGDHDTLLMPMVETAAALLDVPALARQARVHQLQIGEVDLAGELGLSPGADDAELAPIRSRVVVASAAARLHPPVGPVSTVTADPVALADSTRRLRRQGFAGRACIHPRQLPVVHEVYTPTGAEVTAARAVIALLDRTTAAGSGVVLDESGRLVDPAVLRSARRTLALADAAGVE comes from the coding sequence ATGGGCGCGCCCTTCCCGCCCCGCTCCTACCTGTACGTGCCCGGCAACGCCGCCGACAAGCTGGCCAAGGCGCCCCAGCGGGGTGCCGACGCGCTTATCGTCGACCTGGAGGACGCGGTGCCGCTGGCCGGCAAGGCCACCGCCCGCGACGCCGTGGTGGCGTGGCTCGCCGGCCGCCCGACCGAGCTGCCGATCTGGGTACGGGTCAACTCCGGCCCTCTCGCCGAGGCCGACCTGCGGGCGCTGGCCGGAGCGCCGGCCCTGACCGGGGTGGTGCTGGCCAAGGTGGACACCTCAGCCGACGTGACCGCCGCCGCCGAGCTGCTCGCCGCCGCCGGTGACCACGACACCCTGCTGATGCCGATGGTGGAGACCGCCGCCGCACTGCTCGACGTCCCCGCGCTCGCCCGGCAGGCGCGGGTTCACCAGCTCCAGATCGGCGAGGTCGACCTCGCGGGCGAACTCGGTCTCTCTCCCGGTGCCGACGACGCCGAACTGGCCCCGATCCGCAGCCGGGTGGTGGTGGCCAGCGCCGCCGCCCGCCTGCACCCGCCGGTCGGGCCGGTCTCCACGGTCACCGCTGATCCGGTGGCGCTGGCCGACTCGACGCGTCGGCTGCGCCGGCAGGGCTTCGCCGGACGCGCCTGCATCCACCCCCGTCAGCTACCGGTGGTGCACGAGGTGTACACCCCGACGGGGGCGGAGGTGACGGCGGCCCGCGCCGTCATCGCCCTGCTCGACCGGACCACCGCCGCCGGCAGCGGCGTGGTGCTCGACGAGTCGGGCCGACTCGTCGACCCGGCGGTGTTGCGCTCCGCCCGCCGTACGCTGGCCCTGGCCGATGCGGCGGGTGTCGAGTGA